The window GAGATCTGAGATCTGAGATCTGAGATATTCTTGCCTTCCTCAAGCCACGTCAGGAAAGCGTCCCCCAGGTCATCGAAGAGATGGTCGAGATCCCGCCGGACCTGGCCTGTTCTCTCCCCGAGTTTGGCGATGAGTTCCACCAGGTTGTCGCGATCGCGGGCCTTCAACCCTTTATGCCCCTTGACACGCTGCCTGAGGAACGGGACCAGCCCCCTCTCGGCCCTGCGCCTGCTCACGAGCCTTCCCAGGTGGGCCATGAGCCCTCGCCTGGTAATTCCAGCGTCAAAGTAGGACAGGGCCACATCCTCCACGTTGTGGGCCTCGTCCAGGATCACCGCATCGTAGCGGGGCATGATGGCCGCACTCTCGTGACCATCGCCTCTCAGGGAGAGATCGGCGAACAGGACGTGGTGGTTCGCCAATAGAAGCTGGGCCGACGCGGCCTCGAGGCGGGCACGGTAGAAAAAGCAGCTGGAAAAATGGAAGCACCGCGCCCTTGTGCAGGAATCAGACTCGGCCCTTATGAGGGACCAGTTGGCGTCGGTGGGGACGAAAGGCAGGTCCGAAAGACTCCCGTCCCGGGTGGCCCTGCTCCAGGACATGAGCTGCTGCACCTCCCCGAGATCATCGAAATCCAGGAGGATGTTCCCGCCGTCACCTTCCAGCAGATCCCGTTTCCTGAGGCAGCAGTAGTTGCCGCGCCCCTTGACGAGCACAGCCTTGACCGGTCTCCCGAGGGCCGCCTCCAATACCGGCAGATCCTGGTTCAGGATCTGTTCCTGGAGGTTGATCGTACGGGTTGCGATGGCAACCCGGCGGTTTTGCCGAAGTGCCCAGAGAGCCGCCGGAACGAGGTAAGCGAGGCTCTTTCCCGTTCCCGTTCCCGCCTCCAGGACACCCACGGCCGACGAATCGAGAACCATTGTCACATCCCGGGCCATACGCTCCTGGGAGGGGCGCTCTTCGTAGTTGGGGTGAGCGGCGTTCAGAGGGCCGTCCGGGGCGAAGATGGAGGCTACCTCGTCGGGATCGAGGGGGTCGGCGCTGTCGGCAGCCCGCTGGGGTTCCACAACAACGTAGACCCTGCTGCAGGCGTTATCTACGATGTAAAACCCGATTCCCTGGCTTCCCAGGCTGGATGCGATGGAAAGGTCCGCTTCGGACGGGACCAGGATGCCCCCTGGATGGTTATGGATGACAACATCGCCCTGCCGTGCGGGCAAGGCGTTGGCGGGGACTGCTTTCGCGTTCCCCCGGGCCAGGATCTGAACGTCACGGACCAGACCGTCATCGTCCAGGCGGCCGAGGAGGAAAAGTTCGTTGCCTCCCGAATCCTCGATCTCCCAGGCGATCATTTCCCGGATTTCGCCCGAGATCCTTTCTTCTATTGGTGTTCCCGGTCCCTTGGCCATTTGGTGAACGATACTATCCCAAAGGTTCAAAAGAGACACGGAGAAAAGCGCCAGGGCCCGGATTTCACCACGGCTACTCTACCGTGCTTGAGTGAGCGCCAGCGAACGGGCGGTTAATACCAATGGCCTTTTAGCGCCACAGCGCCGGGATTTACCGCCAAGCACCCGAAATCCAATATCCGGGGTCTGATACCCCGACAGCTCAGAAAAGGGCAGCGTGCCGGAATACCATGGACACGCTGCCGGACATACAATTCTCCCCCAGGAGAATAAACCCTGATTTATCCCACCTGGACCTTGATCTCCTTCGCCTTGGCCTCCTCGGCCTTGGGGAGGTCTATGGTGAGGACCCCGTCCTTGTAGGACGCCTTGATCTTGTCCTCCTTGACCCTGGCCGGGAGGGTGACCGCCCTGGCAAAGGACCCGTAGGACCTCTCCATGTAATACCGGTTCTCGGTTTTCTCCTCCTTCTCCTCCTTCTTCTCGCCCTTGATGATGAGGACGTCGTCCTTCAGGGAGATCTCCACCTCATCCTT of the bacterium genome contains:
- a CDS encoding helicase C-terminal domain-containing protein, with protein sequence MAKGPGTPIEERISGEIREMIAWEIEDSGGNELFLLGRLDDDGLVRDVQILARGNAKAVPANALPARQGDVVIHNHPGGILVPSEADLSIASSLGSQGIGFYIVDNACSRVYVVVEPQRAADSADPLDPDEVASIFAPDGPLNAAHPNYEERPSQERMARDVTMVLDSSAVGVLEAGTGTGKSLAYLVPAALWALRQNRRVAIATRTINLQEQILNQDLPVLEAALGRPVKAVLVKGRGNYCCLRKRDLLEGDGGNILLDFDDLGEVQQLMSWSRATRDGSLSDLPFVPTDANWSLIRAESDSCTRARCFHFSSCFFYRARLEAASAQLLLANHHVLFADLSLRGDGHESAAIMPRYDAVILDEAHNVEDVALSYFDAGITRRGLMAHLGRLVSRRRAERGLVPFLRQRVKGHKGLKARDRDNLVELIAKLGERTGQVRRDLDHLFDDLGDAFLTWLEEGKNISDLRSQISERTAHRNSRGSSGKTFKGGGAEGREFRWRVPLERRNEVQWQGVNDLIEEMVMLIAGALTPLRRINSSLRELVDAGFDDLDHLWSDLAAVSSRLDGCVHFLKRVLEGEEAQEVFWVEVRSHSTGRQVSLHLTPLDVAPILQHTLFSQVGPVVMTSATLTVGQSFDFFDRQLGISHLEGRKLIHAVYPSPFDMGSQMRLAVLDGIPDPGKQGFTEGLSEAVRELVAASGGGALVLFTSYRTLDRVHGECAGFLENNGIRVLRQGEAQRSALLEAFRADPDSVLFATDSFWEGVDVVGSSLRLVILARLPFPVPTDPVTEARGQALIQQGRDPFYEDSIPRAIIRLRQGIGRLIRHRDDHGYAVICDGRIIRRSYGRVIISSLGDVQLTRKNLETLKRDVEGFLFQKDRKKE
- a CDS encoding Hsp20/alpha crystallin family protein yields the protein MSIERYSGRHPAYWGPFFGLRGLQDEMNRLFTDFFGETSEKGMAAMTPALDLVETRDAIQVRVELPGVRKDEVEISLKDDVLIIKGEKKEEKEEKTENRYYMERSYGSFARAVTLPARVKEDKIKASYKDGVLTIDLPKAEEAKAKEIKVQVG